A single region of the Polymorphum gilvum SL003B-26A1 genome encodes:
- a CDS encoding TIGR02300 family protein, with protein sequence MAKPELGTKRLCPSCGAKYYDLNRDPITCPKCGTIFDVVSSARAVKASRVIETEEEDEEEDIAAPELVTLEEADAEAEGDGVPELEDEEDLGDDTAEDIFIDDEDEDDESVPGIVLEVDDDTDR encoded by the coding sequence GTGGCAAAACCTGAACTCGGCACGAAGCGGCTCTGCCCCAGCTGTGGCGCCAAATACTACGATCTCAACCGCGACCCGATCACCTGCCCGAAATGCGGCACGATCTTCGACGTCGTCTCCTCCGCCCGGGCCGTCAAGGCCTCCCGCGTCATCGAGACCGAGGAAGAGGACGAGGAGGAGGACATTGCGGCGCCCGAACTGGTGACGCTCGAAGAGGCGGACGCCGAGGCTGAGGGCGACGGGGTGCCGGAACTGGAGGACGAAGAGGACCTCGGCGACGACACCGCGGAGGACATCTTCATCGACGACGAGGACGAGGACGACGAATCCGTGCCGGGAATCGTCCTGGAGGTCGACGACGACACCGACCGGTAG
- the ugpA gene encoding sn-glycerol-3-phosphate ABC transporter permease UgpA: protein MQTKRTVFPNRVLPYALLLPQLAVTAVFFFWPAGQAVWQSFLREDAFGFRTTFVGLENYARLLADPTYLNALSVTAVFATSTAALSLLLALVLAVAVDRLVKTAGVYTTLLLWPYAVAPAVAGILWWFLFNPTIGLLPYLMDMVGYRWNHSLNKTDAMILVILAASWKQVSYNFLFFLAGLQSIPASLREAAAIDGAGPVKRFFTITLPLLSPTSFFLLVVNIVYAMFDTFPIIDATTEGGPAQSTNVLVYKVYVDGFVGLNLGSSAAQSVVLMAVVIALTVIQFRFVERRVAY from the coding sequence ATGCAGACCAAGCGCACCGTCTTTCCCAACCGCGTGCTGCCCTACGCGCTGCTGCTGCCGCAGCTGGCAGTCACGGCGGTGTTCTTCTTCTGGCCGGCCGGACAGGCCGTCTGGCAGTCGTTCCTGCGCGAGGATGCCTTCGGCTTCAGGACCACCTTCGTCGGCCTCGAGAACTACGCCCGCCTGCTCGCCGACCCGACCTACTTGAACGCGCTGTCGGTGACCGCGGTGTTCGCGACATCGACCGCGGCGCTGTCGCTGCTGCTGGCGCTGGTGCTGGCGGTCGCCGTCGACCGCCTGGTGAAGACCGCCGGCGTCTACACGACCCTGCTGCTGTGGCCCTATGCGGTCGCCCCGGCCGTCGCCGGCATCCTGTGGTGGTTCCTGTTCAACCCGACCATCGGCCTGTTGCCCTACCTGATGGACATGGTCGGCTACCGCTGGAACCACAGCCTCAACAAGACCGATGCCATGATCCTGGTCATCCTTGCGGCGAGCTGGAAGCAGGTCTCCTACAACTTCCTGTTCTTCCTCGCCGGCCTGCAGTCGATCCCCGCGTCGCTGCGCGAAGCGGCGGCCATCGACGGCGCCGGCCCGGTCAAGCGCTTCTTCACCATCACCCTGCCGCTGCTGTCGCCGACCAGCTTCTTCCTGCTGGTGGTCAACATCGTCTATGCCATGTTCGACACCTTCCCGATCATCGACGCGACCACCGAGGGCGGACCGGCCCAGTCGACCAACGTTCTGGTCTACAAGGTCTATGTCGACGGCTTCGTCGGCCTCAACCTCGGCTCCTCCGCAGCCCAGTCGGTCGTGTTGATGGCGGTCGTGATCGCGCTCACCGTCATCCAGTTCCGCTTCGTCGAGCGGCGCGTGGCCTATTGA
- a CDS encoding 5-methyltetrahydropteroyltriglutamate--homocysteine S-methyltransferase — protein sequence MTKPVTGAPYRADHVGSLLRPDNVKAARKAYYGDKSISAQELKGEEDKAIIDAVRMQEEVGLKCVTDGEIRRSFWHYDFMGMLTGLDLDERPPEQGVQFAGVKLRAVSPTITSKLDFPDDHPMLEHFKYLATVTKVQPKISIPGPSCCHFRTDPKDITVPEYKDLDVLFADLASTYAKAVKAFYAAGCRYLQMDDIFFAYLCDPKHREAKKALGQDPDWLIDRYAWMMHEAIKDRPADMKIGMHLCRGNFRSTHAAEGAYDLAADAIFNKTGIDIYFMEYDTERAGSLEPLRLLPKGDKRVLPGFITTKTPQLEKLDDIKRKFEEASRFCDIGQLGIAPQCGFASTEEGNALTFDDQRRKLELVVQTAEAIWGGVDK from the coding sequence ATGACCAAGCCAGTAACCGGGGCGCCCTATCGCGCCGATCACGTCGGCAGCCTGCTGCGGCCGGACAACGTCAAGGCGGCCCGCAAGGCCTATTACGGCGACAAGTCGATCTCCGCCCAGGAACTGAAGGGCGAAGAGGACAAGGCGATCATCGACGCCGTCCGCATGCAGGAGGAGGTCGGCCTGAAGTGCGTGACCGACGGCGAGATCCGCCGCTCGTTCTGGCACTACGACTTCATGGGCATGCTCACCGGCCTCGATCTCGACGAGCGCCCGCCGGAGCAGGGCGTGCAGTTCGCCGGCGTCAAGCTGCGCGCCGTGTCGCCGACAATCACCAGCAAGCTCGACTTTCCGGACGACCATCCGATGCTCGAGCACTTCAAGTACCTCGCCACGGTCACCAAGGTGCAGCCGAAGATCTCGATCCCGGGCCCGTCCTGCTGCCACTTCCGCACCGACCCGAAGGACATCACGGTGCCCGAGTACAAGGACCTCGACGTCCTGTTCGCGGACCTGGCCAGCACCTATGCCAAGGCCGTGAAGGCGTTCTACGCCGCCGGCTGCCGCTACCTGCAGATGGACGACATCTTCTTCGCCTATCTGTGCGACCCCAAGCACCGCGAGGCCAAGAAGGCCCTCGGTCAGGATCCGGACTGGCTGATCGACCGCTACGCCTGGATGATGCACGAGGCGATCAAGGACCGCCCGGCCGACATGAAGATCGGCATGCACCTGTGCCGCGGCAACTTCCGCTCCACCCACGCCGCCGAAGGCGCCTACGATCTCGCCGCCGACGCCATCTTCAACAAGACCGGCATCGACATCTACTTCATGGAATACGACACCGAGCGCGCCGGCTCGCTGGAGCCGCTGCGCCTGCTGCCGAAGGGCGACAAGCGCGTTCTGCCGGGCTTCATCACCACCAAGACGCCGCAGTTGGAGAAGCTCGACGACATCAAGCGGAAGTTCGAGGAGGCGTCGCGGTTCTGCGACATCGGCCAGCTCGGCATCGCGCCGCAGTGCGGCTTCGCCTCGACCGAGGAAGGCAACGCGCTGACGTTCGACGACCAGCGCCGCAAGCTGGAACTCGTCGTCCAGACCGCCGAGGCGATCTGGGGCGGCGTCGACAAGTAA
- the aroA gene encoding 3-phosphoshikimate 1-carboxyvinyltransferase, whose amino-acid sequence MSHVSSPRPMTARAGSALQGRIRVPGDKSVSHRALMFGALAVGRTTVRGLLESEDVLNTAGAMRAVGARIERSAEGVYAIDGAGLGSLLEPEHVIDFGNAGTGVRLTMGILGTHPIAATFVGDASLSRRPMGRVLDPLRQMGTSVIARSGDRLPLSIRGPEVALPLTYRVPMPSAQVKSAVLLAGLNAPGETTVVEPVATRDHTEKMLAGFGADISVTLDDAGARVIRLKGQPELKPQDIDVPGDPSSAAFPIVAALIVPGSDVTVENVLLNEHRTGLIATLLEMGAEIEILNERSAGGERVGDIRARSSRLKGVTVPAERAPSMIDEYPVLAVAAAFAQGDTHMPGLEELRVKESDRLAAVARGLEANGVPCREGEAELTVTGGAGRIGGGTVATHLDHRIAMSFLVLGLAGERPVTVDDGAVIATSFPTFTSLFAGLGADIADREGLTA is encoded by the coding sequence ATGTCCCACGTTTCGTCGCCCCGGCCGATGACCGCCCGTGCCGGCTCCGCCCTCCAGGGGCGCATCCGCGTGCCCGGCGACAAGTCCGTCTCGCATCGGGCGCTGATGTTCGGCGCCCTCGCCGTCGGACGCACCACCGTGCGCGGGCTGCTCGAATCGGAGGACGTGCTCAACACGGCCGGCGCCATGCGCGCCGTCGGCGCCCGCATCGAGCGCAGCGCGGAAGGCGTCTACGCGATCGACGGCGCCGGTCTCGGCAGCCTGCTGGAACCCGAGCACGTGATCGACTTCGGCAACGCCGGTACCGGCGTGCGGCTGACCATGGGCATCCTCGGCACCCATCCGATCGCCGCCACCTTCGTCGGCGATGCGTCGCTGTCGCGCCGGCCCATGGGCCGGGTGCTCGACCCGCTGCGCCAGATGGGCACCAGCGTGATCGCCCGCTCCGGCGACCGCCTGCCGCTGTCGATCCGCGGGCCGGAGGTTGCCCTGCCGCTGACCTACCGGGTGCCGATGCCCTCGGCGCAGGTGAAGTCGGCGGTGCTGCTGGCCGGCCTCAACGCGCCAGGCGAGACCACGGTCGTCGAGCCGGTCGCTACCCGCGACCACACCGAGAAGATGCTCGCCGGCTTCGGCGCCGACATCTCCGTCACGCTCGACGATGCCGGCGCGCGGGTGATCCGTCTCAAGGGCCAGCCGGAGTTGAAGCCACAGGACATCGACGTGCCCGGCGACCCGTCGTCTGCGGCGTTCCCGATCGTGGCGGCGCTGATCGTGCCGGGCTCTGACGTGACGGTGGAGAACGTGCTGCTCAACGAGCACAGGACCGGCCTGATCGCCACCCTGCTCGAGATGGGCGCCGAGATCGAGATCCTCAACGAGCGCAGCGCCGGCGGCGAGCGGGTCGGCGACATCCGCGCCCGGTCGAGCCGGCTGAAGGGAGTCACCGTGCCGGCAGAGCGGGCGCCGTCGATGATCGACGAATATCCAGTGCTGGCGGTCGCGGCCGCCTTCGCGCAGGGCGACACCCACATGCCGGGGCTGGAGGAACTGCGGGTGAAGGAATCCGACCGGCTGGCGGCCGTCGCACGCGGCCTGGAAGCCAATGGCGTGCCGTGCCGCGAGGGCGAAGCCGAGTTGACCGTGACCGGCGGCGCCGGGCGCATCGGCGGCGGCACCGTCGCCACCCATCTCGACCACCGCATCGCCATGAGTTTTCTGGTGCTCGGCCTGGCCGGCGAGCGGCCCGTGACCGTCGACGACGGCGCGGTCATCGCCACCTCCTTCCCGACCTTCACCAGCCTGTTCGCCGGGCTCGGCGCGGACATCGCCGACAGGGAAGGACTGACGGCATGA
- a CDS encoding cupin domain-containing protein, whose amino-acid sequence MSAVFLPFDLDAVTPEEDAPAPDRVLAGDPRFTTWLVEARDGDTLFAGVWQATPGKWRISYDEWEFCSILSGRSVVTGADGVARELKPGDSFVLRPGFSGTWEVLETTRKLFVIRLYP is encoded by the coding sequence ATGAGCGCCGTCTTCCTGCCCTTCGACCTCGACGCCGTCACACCCGAGGAGGACGCGCCGGCTCCCGACAGGGTGCTGGCCGGCGATCCGCGCTTCACCACCTGGCTGGTCGAGGCGCGCGACGGCGACACGCTGTTTGCCGGCGTGTGGCAGGCAACGCCGGGCAAGTGGCGGATCTCCTACGACGAATGGGAGTTCTGCTCGATCCTCTCCGGCCGTTCGGTCGTCACCGGCGCCGACGGCGTCGCCCGCGAGCTGAAGCCCGGCGACAGCTTCGTCCTCCGGCCCGGCTTTTCCGGTACGTGGGAAGTGCTCGAGACGACCCGCAAGCTGTTCGTCATCCGCCTCTATCCCTGA
- the panB gene encoding 3-methyl-2-oxobutanoate hydroxymethyltransferase: MARTTLSTLDRIKAQGERFAVLTAYDASFAAMMGPAGISVVLVGDSLGMVVQGRGATTPVTLDEMVYHTHCVARGIGEGAADAPLIMADLPFMTYATPQDAARSAAALMRAGASVVKLEGGAWLADTVCFLAERGIPVCAHLGLTPQTTDMLGGYKVQGKTDESAARIVSEATLLDAAGARLVLLECVPDAVGRAVRETVAAPLIGIGAGPHTDAQVLVLHDMLGLSPGRKARFVKNYLAGRDSAQAAIAAFAEDVRSGAYPAPEHCYG, translated from the coding sequence TTGGCCAGGACGACTTTGTCGACGCTCGACCGGATAAAGGCGCAGGGCGAGCGCTTCGCCGTGCTGACGGCCTACGACGCCAGCTTTGCCGCCATGATGGGGCCGGCCGGCATCTCGGTGGTGCTCGTCGGCGACAGCCTGGGTATGGTCGTGCAGGGCCGCGGCGCGACGACGCCGGTAACGCTCGACGAGATGGTCTATCACACGCACTGCGTGGCACGCGGCATCGGCGAGGGCGCGGCCGACGCGCCGCTGATCATGGCCGACCTGCCGTTCATGACCTATGCGACGCCGCAGGACGCCGCCCGCTCGGCCGCCGCGCTGATGCGCGCGGGCGCCAGCGTCGTTAAGCTGGAAGGCGGCGCCTGGCTCGCCGACACGGTCTGCTTTCTCGCCGAGCGCGGCATTCCGGTCTGCGCCCACCTCGGTCTGACGCCGCAGACCACCGATATGCTCGGCGGCTACAAGGTGCAGGGCAAGACCGACGAGAGCGCGGCGCGGATCGTCTCCGAGGCGACGCTGCTCGACGCCGCCGGCGCGCGCCTGGTGCTGCTCGAATGCGTCCCGGACGCGGTCGGCAGGGCGGTGCGCGAGACCGTGGCGGCGCCGCTGATCGGCATCGGCGCCGGTCCGCACACCGACGCCCAGGTGCTGGTGCTGCACGACATGCTGGGCCTGTCGCCGGGACGCAAGGCACGCTTCGTCAAGAATTACCTCGCCGGCCGCGACAGCGCGCAGGCGGCCATCGCCGCCTTTGCCGAGGATGTGCGCTCTGGCGCCTATCCGGCGCCGGAGCATTGCTACGGCTAG
- the ugpB gene encoding sn-glycerol-3-phosphate ABC transporter substrate-binding protein UgpB gives MAYRNIVAGLVAAAAMAGTSTAALAVTEIAWWHAMGGELGAKLEEIVAGYNASQGDYKVVPVYKGNYAETMTAAIAAFRAGEQPHIVQVFEVGTGTMMAAKGAIYPVYQLMADAGEPFEPKDYLPAVVGYYTDTDGNMLSMPFNSSTPVLYYNKDVFAKAGLDPETPPKTWEELEQFSAKIMDSGAAKCGFTTGWISWVQLENFSAWHNQPIGTLENGFGGLKTELTVNGPAQVKHWTNLKKWQDAGVFQYGGPVGGNDAPPKFYAQECAMYMNSSASRAGVVANAKDFQVGMGMLPYYADVDGAPQNSIIGGATLWVLQGKADAEYKGVANFFSYLSSAEVQAAWHQATGYLPITQAAYDLSKSQGFYEKNPGADVSIEQITFKAPTANSKGLRFGSYVQIRTIIDEEFEQLLSGAKTAQQALDDLVKRGNVLIREFEKANEG, from the coding sequence ATGGCTTATCGCAACATCGTTGCCGGTCTCGTCGCTGCGGCGGCCATGGCCGGCACCTCGACCGCCGCGCTCGCGGTCACCGAGATCGCCTGGTGGCACGCCATGGGCGGCGAACTCGGCGCCAAGCTGGAAGAGATCGTCGCCGGCTACAACGCCTCGCAGGGCGACTATAAGGTCGTGCCGGTCTACAAGGGCAACTACGCCGAGACCATGACCGCCGCGATCGCCGCCTTCCGCGCCGGCGAGCAGCCGCACATCGTCCAGGTGTTCGAGGTCGGCACCGGCACCATGATGGCCGCCAAGGGCGCCATTTATCCGGTTTACCAGCTGATGGCGGACGCCGGCGAGCCGTTCGAGCCGAAGGACTACCTGCCGGCGGTGGTCGGCTACTACACCGACACCGACGGCAACATGCTGTCGATGCCGTTCAACTCGTCGACCCCGGTCCTCTACTACAACAAGGACGTCTTCGCGAAGGCGGGCCTCGATCCGGAAACGCCGCCGAAGACCTGGGAAGAACTCGAGCAGTTCTCCGCCAAGATCATGGACAGCGGCGCGGCCAAGTGCGGCTTCACCACCGGCTGGATCTCCTGGGTCCAGCTCGAGAATTTCTCCGCCTGGCACAACCAGCCGATCGGCACCCTGGAGAACGGCTTCGGCGGTCTGAAGACCGAGCTGACCGTCAACGGCCCGGCCCAGGTCAAGCACTGGACCAACCTGAAGAAGTGGCAGGACGCCGGTGTTTTCCAGTACGGCGGTCCGGTCGGCGGCAATGACGCGCCGCCGAAGTTCTACGCGCAGGAATGCGCCATGTACATGAACTCCTCCGCCTCGCGCGCGGGCGTGGTCGCCAATGCCAAGGACTTCCAGGTCGGCATGGGCATGCTGCCCTATTACGCCGACGTCGACGGCGCGCCGCAGAACTCGATCATCGGCGGCGCCACCTTGTGGGTGCTGCAGGGCAAGGCGGACGCCGAATACAAGGGCGTGGCCAACTTCTTCAGCTACCTGTCCTCGGCCGAAGTACAGGCCGCCTGGCACCAGGCGACCGGCTACCTGCCGATCACCCAGGCCGCCTACGACCTGAGCAAGTCGCAGGGCTTCTACGAGAAGAACCCGGGGGCCGACGTGTCGATCGAGCAGATCACCTTCAAGGCCCCGACCGCCAACTCCAAGGGCCTGCGCTTCGGCAGCTACGTGCAGATCCGCACCATCATCGACGAGGAGTTCGAGCAGCTTTTGAGCGGCGCCAAGACCGCGCAGCAGGCGCTCGACGATCTGGTCAAGCGCGGTAACGTGCTGATCCGCGAGTTCGAGAAGGCCAACGAGGGCTGA
- the rpsA gene encoding 30S ribosomal protein S1, with translation MTELNPSTEDFAALLNESFETSDLYEGAVVKGIIVAIEKDLAVIDVGLKVEGRVPLKEFGVKGRDGELKVGDEVEVYLERVENALGEAVLSREKARREESWVRLEVSFEKGDKVTGQIFNQVKGGFTVDLDGAVAFLPRSQVDIRPVRDVTPLMHTPQPFQILKMDKRRGNIVVSRRVVLEETRAEQRSELVQSLEEGQTVEGVVKNITDYGAFVDLGGIDGLLHVTDIAWRRINHPSEVLSIGQTVRVQIIRVNQDTHRISLGMKQLETDPWDGIEAKYPIGAKFTGRVTNITDYGAFVELEPGIEGLIHVSEMSWTKKNVHPGKIVSTSQEVDVMVLEVDPVKRRISLGLKQTLQNPWDAFAERFPVGTEVEGEVKNKTEFGLFIGLEGDVDGMVHLSDLDWNRPGEQVIEEFKKGDVVKAVVLDVDVDKERISLGIKQLGGDPFESAAAGGEIRKNAIVTCEVIEVKDGGLEVKIADSDLTAFVRRADLSRERAEQRPERFAIGDKFDARVTQFDKKTRRVSVSIKALEIAEEKEAVAQYGSSDSGASLGDILGAALKARDED, from the coding sequence ATGACCGAACTGAACCCCTCCACCGAGGATTTTGCTGCCCTTCTGAACGAGTCCTTCGAGACGAGCGACCTTTACGAGGGCGCCGTCGTCAAGGGCATCATCGTCGCCATCGAGAAGGACCTTGCCGTCATCGACGTCGGCCTGAAGGTCGAAGGCCGCGTTCCGCTCAAGGAATTCGGCGTCAAGGGCCGCGACGGCGAACTGAAGGTCGGCGACGAGGTCGAGGTCTACCTCGAGCGCGTCGAGAACGCGCTCGGCGAAGCCGTCCTGTCGCGCGAGAAGGCGCGCCGCGAGGAAAGCTGGGTGCGTCTGGAAGTGTCCTTCGAGAAGGGCGACAAGGTCACCGGCCAGATCTTCAACCAGGTCAAGGGCGGCTTCACCGTCGACCTCGACGGCGCCGTGGCCTTCCTGCCGCGCTCGCAGGTCGACATCCGCCCGGTGCGCGACGTCACGCCGCTGATGCACACCCCGCAGCCGTTCCAGATCCTCAAGATGGACAAGCGCCGCGGCAACATCGTCGTGTCGCGCCGCGTGGTGCTCGAAGAGACCCGCGCCGAGCAGCGCTCCGAACTGGTGCAGAGCCTGGAAGAGGGCCAGACCGTGGAAGGCGTGGTCAAGAACATCACCGACTACGGTGCGTTCGTCGACCTCGGCGGCATCGACGGCCTGCTGCACGTCACCGACATCGCGTGGCGCCGCATCAACCATCCGTCGGAAGTGCTCAGCATCGGCCAGACCGTCCGCGTGCAGATCATCCGCGTCAACCAGGACACCCACCGCATCAGCCTCGGCATGAAGCAGCTCGAGACGGATCCGTGGGACGGCATCGAGGCCAAGTACCCGATCGGCGCCAAGTTCACCGGCCGCGTGACCAACATCACCGACTACGGTGCCTTCGTCGAGCTGGAGCCGGGCATCGAAGGCTTGATCCACGTGTCGGAGATGTCCTGGACCAAGAAGAACGTCCATCCGGGCAAGATCGTGTCGACCTCGCAGGAAGTCGACGTGATGGTGCTGGAAGTCGATCCGGTCAAGCGCCGCATTTCGCTCGGCCTCAAGCAGACCCTGCAGAACCCGTGGGATGCCTTCGCCGAGCGCTTCCCGGTCGGCACCGAGGTCGAGGGCGAGGTCAAGAACAAGACCGAGTTCGGCCTGTTCATCGGCCTGGAAGGCGACGTCGACGGCATGGTGCACCTGTCCGACCTCGACTGGAACCGTCCGGGCGAGCAGGTCATCGAGGAGTTCAAGAAGGGCGACGTGGTCAAGGCCGTGGTGCTCGACGTCGACGTGGACAAGGAACGTATCTCGCTCGGCATCAAGCAGCTCGGCGGCGATCCGTTCGAGTCGGCGGCCGCCGGCGGCGAGATCCGCAAGAACGCCATCGTCACCTGCGAAGTGATCGAGGTGAAAGACGGCGGCCTTGAAGTGAAGATCGCCGACAGCGACCTGACCGCCTTCGTCCGCCGCGCCGACCTGTCGCGCGAGCGTGCCGAACAGCGTCCCGAGCGTTTTGCCATCGGCGACAAGTTCGACGCCCGCGTCACGCAGTTCGACAAGAAGACCCGCCGCGTGTCGGTCTCCATCAAGGCGCTGGAAATCGCTGAGGAGAAGGAAGCGGTCGCCCAGTACGGCTCGTCCGACTCGGGTGCCTCGCTCGGCGACATCCTGGGCGCGGCCCTCAAGGCGCGCGACGAAGACTGA
- the cmk gene encoding (d)CMP kinase, whose amino-acid sequence MIIAIDGPAASGKGTLARRLAAHFGLRHLDTGLTYRAVAAALLANGLPLGDEAVAVEIARHLDLGVMDRSVLSAHEIGEAASRIAVLPGLREELVRLQRAFAHIPPGAVLDGRDIGTVVCPDAAVKLFVTAAAEARARRRTDEMLANGTEADFASVLEDLRRRDERDASRSVAPMKPAADAHLLDTTEMDIEAAFQAAVDIVSAACDT is encoded by the coding sequence ATGATCATCGCCATCGACGGACCCGCCGCCTCCGGCAAGGGCACGCTCGCCCGCCGCCTCGCCGCCCATTTCGGCCTGCGCCACCTCGACACGGGTCTGACCTATCGGGCGGTCGCCGCGGCCCTGCTCGCCAATGGCTTGCCGCTCGGCGACGAGGCCGTCGCGGTCGAGATCGCCCGCCACCTCGATCTCGGCGTGATGGACCGTTCGGTGCTGTCGGCGCACGAGATCGGCGAGGCCGCCTCGCGCATCGCGGTGCTGCCGGGCCTGCGCGAGGAACTGGTGCGCCTGCAGCGCGCCTTCGCCCACATCCCGCCCGGCGCGGTGCTCGACGGCCGCGACATCGGCACCGTGGTGTGCCCGGATGCAGCGGTGAAGCTGTTCGTCACCGCCGCCGCGGAGGCGCGGGCGCGCCGACGCACCGACGAGATGCTGGCCAACGGCACGGAGGCCGACTTCGCTTCGGTGCTGGAGGACCTCAGGCGGCGCGATGAGCGCGACGCCAGCCGCAGCGTCGCACCGATGAAACCGGCGGCGGACGCGCACTTGCTTGACACGACGGAAATGGATATAGAAGCGGCGTTCCAGGCGGCTGTGGATATCGTTTCCGCAGCCTGCGATACGTAA